The following is a genomic window from Desulfovibrio litoralis DSM 11393.
TTATTTATTATGCGACCCCGCTCAGTCTAAAAAACAAGGCAGTGATTACAGTGTATTCGCTGTTATTGGGCTTGGACAAGACGGCAATTATTATCTTGTTGACGGAGTTAGAGACCGCTTAAACCTCACCGAACGCACCAACACTTTATTTAAACTACATCGGGAATATCGACCGCTAGATGTTGGTTATGAGCGTTACGGAATGCAGGCAGATATAGAGCATATTAAATTTATGCAAGAGAATCAGGGCTACCGTTTTAATATCACTGAGCTTGGCGGGGCTATGCCCAAGGTTGAACGCATACGCCAGCTTGTTCCTATTTTTGAGCAGGGTTTATTTTACCTCCCTTCTACTCTTCTTTTTATTGATGTTGAGGGTAAGGCTAGAAATTTTACGCATGAATTTGTTGAGGAAGAATATAAGGCTTTTCCCGTTTCTTCTCATGATGACATGCTTGATTGTATCGCTCGCATTTTAGACCCCAAAATGTGTGCGGTCTTTCCACGTTTAAAGCAAGGGGCATCACGTCAAAAGGCTAAGAATGATTTTAGTTTGTGGAATTAACAATTAACCACTGGAGTTTTAAATATGAAGGTTCTTATTTCTCAACCTATGAAAGGCTTAACAACTGAAGAAATCAACAAAAATAGAAAGGCTGTTGTTGAAAAACTGGAAGCCGAAGGACACGAAGTCATAGACAGTGTCTTTGAAGACTTTCAGGAAGCTAACTTTAAAAACATTCCTTTGGCTTATTTGGCAAAAAGTCTTGAATTAATCGCCAAAGAAGCTGACCAAGTAGTTTTTATGAAAGGTTGGCGAACGGCTCGAGGTTGTATTTTAGAACATCAGTGTTGTTTGGATTACGGCGTTAAAGTTTTATATCTCTAATTTAACAAACCAAAAACCAAGGAGTAATTTATGTGTATGGGCGGTTCATCACCAAGCATGCCGGAAGTAGCACCGGCACCAACACCACCACCGGTGGTAGCACCTATTTCAGCAGACCAAGACGCCGCAAGAGCTGGCGATAACGAACGCAAACGCAGACTAGCAGCGAGTGGCAGGAGTGATACTATTTTAACAGGTGGTTTGGGCGATACGGGAACGGCAACGGCTGGCGGTAAAAAGTTATTAGGTGAATAAATGAACGATGACAACGGCAACAAAGAACGTAAGAAAAAGTGTTTACGGCGTTTAACTAACCTTGAAGCCGTGCGTAAAGATTGGGAAGCTCACTATAGAGATTTAGCAACTCACTTTTTGCCAAGGCGTTCTCGTTTTTTAAACTCCGGAGACCATACGAACAAAGGCGACAAGTTAAATAAAGACCTAATAGACTCAACGGGTTTATTAAGTGTTAGGACTTTAGCCTCCGGTATGCAAAGCGGTTTAACTAGCCCCGCCCGCCCTTGGTTTAGGCTTGGGCTTCAAGATGATAACCTAGCTCAACAAGACGAGGCTAAAACATGGTTGCACGACACTCAAGAGAAAATGGTATCTGTTTTTAGTCGTTCTAACTTTTATGACTCAATTCACATGCTTTATCATGAGCTTGCTGTTTTTGGGACAGGGGCTTTAATTGTTGAAGAAGATCCGGATACGGTTATTCGTTGCCGTTGTTTCACCGTTGGGGAATATGCTTTAGACACTTCGGCAAGTGGACGGGTTAACGCTATTTATCGGCGTTTACGCATGACAGCCAAACAAATAGTAGAAACATGGGAGGACTGCCCCCAACGTATAAAAGACATGGCTGACAAAGACAACGGCGATTGGATTGACGTTTTACACGCTGTTGAGCCAAACGACAAAAAGAAAGATGACGCTAAAAACAAAAGAGAAAGGGCTTACACCTCTATCTACATGCTTTTAAGTGGTGGTAACGAAGTTTTAGAGGACGGTGGCTATTATGAATTCCCTGCTCTTTGTCCTCGTTGGGACGTAACGGGCAGTGATATTTATGGACGTTCGCCAGCTATGGACGCTTTGTCAGATTGTCGCATGTTGCAAAAGATGCAAAAGACCAAAATTGAAGCCTTAATTAAAGAAGTTAATCCGCCTTTAGCAGTTTATGGCGGTCAAGATGTTTACCCAGACATCAGCCCCGGGGCGATTAACTACGTTTCTTCGCTCGCTCAAGGTCAACAAGCGATAGCCCCGCTTTATCAAGTACGCTCTAATTTACAAGCTTTAGAAGGCACAACCGCAAGCATTCAAAACCAGATAAAACAAGTCTTTTTTAACGACTTGTTCTTGATGATTAGTCAGGTCAACAGACAAATGACCGCTACCGAAGTGGCAGAACGCAACTCTGAAAAGATGTTGTTGTTAGGTCCTGTACTTGATCGCCTGCGTTCTGAACTCTTTCAGCCTCTTATTGAAAGAGTGTTTGGAATTATGCAACGCAACGGCATGATTAGCCCGCCACCAGAGATATTACAAGGGCTTGAAATCAAAATAGAGTTTGTTTCTATCCTTGCTCAAGCTCAAAAACAAGCAGGTATTGCAGCAGTTCAACAAGTTGTTGGCTTTGTGGGTCAAAGTGCGGCTTTAAATCCTGAAATCATAGACAAGCTTGATTTAGATGAAGCGGTTGATCAGGTATCAGACATGCTGGGCGTACCGCCTAAGTTGATACGCTCTGATGAAGCCGTGGCACAAATCAGACAAGGCAGAGCAGCACAACAAGCCCAAATGCAACAGATGCAACAAATGCAACAAGGGGTAGATATGGCAGGCGGTGCAACTAAAGCCATGCAAAACGCAGGGTTGAACATTAAAGACCTTTTAGGTGGCGGTCAAAATGGGGAGGTAGTTCAGTAAATGGCAACCGTACAAAGCCAAGAGCTTAAGCACCTTCAGGAACAGGAAGATTTAAAACAGCTTTTAAAAACCCCCGCAGGGGTAAGAGTTCTAAGACGTATTTTAAAACAAACCGCCGTTTTATCGCCCTCTTATTCCGAAAAAGACCCTTACGCCACCGCTCACAACGAAGGATTAAGACGTACCGGTTTATGGCTACTCACTGAAATAGAAAGAGTAGACAAGTCAAAATTAACAACACTTTTATTTGAACAGGAGAAATAAAAATATGGCTGATGAAACAGACAACACTCAAGCAACGGAAACAGCAGGGGCAACGGAAACAGGCACAGAAACAAAGGGGGTAGACACCTTACTGACCAGAGATTTAACCACAACCACCGAACAGGAAACTGAGGAAACCAGCGAAACAGGCACAGAAGAAAAAGCAGAAGGCAAACAGGAAGAAAAGCCCGACCCTTTAGCCGTAGTACCTGAAAAGCCAGAGGGCTATCAACTCGCTTTTGATAAGAGCATTCAAGTTGATAACGCCTTACAAAGTCAATTTTGTAATACCGCTCACGAACTTGGCTTAAACCAAGGGCAGGCTCAAAAGCTGGCGGAATTATACGCCGGGCATATTGCCAAGAGTCAAGCCGAAAGTCAGAAGCAATTAGCCGAAACGGTTTCAAGTTGGGAGCAAACAATTAAAAGCTCTCCTGATTTTAAAAACAATATTGGTTTTGCTCAAAAAGCCTTGGCTCAATATGGAAGCCCTGAACTTATTGAAACTTTAAACCAAACTTATTTAGGCTCACACCCCGCTATATTTAACTTTATTTCTAAAATTGGAAAAGAGTTGGCAGAACCTAGTTTTCAGCGTGGCGAAGCTGGGGGACAAGGTAAAACAGCTGAAGAAGTTATGTACCCAAACAGTAAATAATAATTCAACTAATTAACCTTTAAAAAATAACCTTAAACAAGCAAAAGGAGCATGAAAGATGCCAGTAGTCGCACAAAAAAACCCTACCTTTTCCGACATCGCAAAACGTTTAGATCCTAACGGCAAGGTAGATATTATTGTAGAAACTTTGAAAAACACTAACGAAATTTTAGAGGACGCTGTTGTTTTAGAAGGGAATCTACCAACAGGGAATAAAACAACCATGCGTAGCGGTTTGCCTTCTGTTGCGTGGCGAATGATTAACCAAGGGGTACAACCCAGCAAATCAACAACCGTTCAACAAACAGACAACTGCGGTAATCTTGAGGCGTATGCTGAAATTGATAAAGACCTTGCAGATTTAAACGGTAACACTGCGTCTTATCGGGTTTCAGAAGATTCCGCATTTTTAGAAGCAATGAACCAGCAAATGGCAAACACTTTATTTTACGGTGATACCTCAAAAAACCCGGAACGCTTCTTGGGATTAGCCCCTCGTTTTAATACTTTAGACGTAAAAAAAGCAGCGAGTGCTGAAAACGTTATTGACGCAAAAGGCACAGCCAGTGGTAAGCTTTCCAGTATTTGGCTCATGTGTTGGGGAGCTCAAACTGTTCATTGCTTTTATCCTAAAGGTTCTAAGGCTGGCTTTGTTCACACAGACAAAGGTCAAGTAACATTGCAAGACGGAAAAGGCGGGAACTTTGAAGGTTACCGCTCTCACTACAAGTGGTCTATTGGCTTAAGCGTTCGTGATTGGCGTTATGTTGTGCGTATCGCAAATATTGACCTCGCAACAATCACTGATGATGCCTTGATTGAAGCAATGGTTTCCGCTGTTGAGTCTTTACCAAATCAAAATTTAGGCAAGCCTGTTTTTTATGTGAATAAAAACGTACGTAAACGCTTGCGTAACGCCATACGCAGGGCAGACAACGTTCACCTTGGCATTAGAGAAGTAGCAGGGAAAAAAGTTGTAGACTTTGATGAAATTCCGGTTCGCCGTTCTGATGCGTTAGTGAATACTGAAACAAGAGTCGTTTAAGCTTAGCTAATTATCAATAAAAAACACATTAAAAAAACAACTGATCAAAAAAAAAGGAATAACAAAATGATTTTAGATAAAGAGAATTTATTTTCGGATAAACAACTCGTTTCGGCTACGGCTAATGCTGACAATATTGTAGATTTAGGCATTAGTAATTTTAGTGCCAATAATAACGCCAGCTTGTTCGCTTGTACTACTCCTTATG
Proteins encoded in this region:
- a CDS encoding DUF4406 domain-containing protein encodes the protein MKVLISQPMKGLTTEEINKNRKAVVEKLEAEGHEVIDSVFEDFQEANFKNIPLAYLAKSLELIAKEADQVVFMKGWRTARGCILEHQCCLDYGVKVLYL
- a CDS encoding portal protein — encoded protein: MNDDNGNKERKKKCLRRLTNLEAVRKDWEAHYRDLATHFLPRRSRFLNSGDHTNKGDKLNKDLIDSTGLLSVRTLASGMQSGLTSPARPWFRLGLQDDNLAQQDEAKTWLHDTQEKMVSVFSRSNFYDSIHMLYHELAVFGTGALIVEEDPDTVIRCRCFTVGEYALDTSASGRVNAIYRRLRMTAKQIVETWEDCPQRIKDMADKDNGDWIDVLHAVEPNDKKKDDAKNKRERAYTSIYMLLSGGNEVLEDGGYYEFPALCPRWDVTGSDIYGRSPAMDALSDCRMLQKMQKTKIEALIKEVNPPLAVYGGQDVYPDISPGAINYVSSLAQGQQAIAPLYQVRSNLQALEGTTASIQNQIKQVFFNDLFLMISQVNRQMTATEVAERNSEKMLLLGPVLDRLRSELFQPLIERVFGIMQRNGMISPPPEILQGLEIKIEFVSILAQAQKQAGIAAVQQVVGFVGQSAALNPEIIDKLDLDEAVDQVSDMLGVPPKLIRSDEAVAQIRQGRAAQQAQMQQMQQMQQGVDMAGGATKAMQNAGLNIKDLLGGGQNGEVVQ
- a CDS encoding major capsid protein; this encodes MPVVAQKNPTFSDIAKRLDPNGKVDIIVETLKNTNEILEDAVVLEGNLPTGNKTTMRSGLPSVAWRMINQGVQPSKSTTVQQTDNCGNLEAYAEIDKDLADLNGNTASYRVSEDSAFLEAMNQQMANTLFYGDTSKNPERFLGLAPRFNTLDVKKAASAENVIDAKGTASGKLSSIWLMCWGAQTVHCFYPKGSKAGFVHTDKGQVTLQDGKGGNFEGYRSHYKWSIGLSVRDWRYVVRIANIDLATITDDALIEAMVSAVESLPNQNLGKPVFYVNKNVRKRLRNAIRRADNVHLGIREVAGKKVVDFDEIPVRRSDALVNTETRVV